TATATGTACATGATTTGTGCTATCCTAGGGGCGGTAATGATTGCTTTTGCCTATCAACGAAGAAAACCCGTCACAGATATGTCTGTGGGTTAACTGCCAGAAGAAAGTGGGGTAACGGTTTGGAGTCATCTGTAACGGCGAACGGCAAACTAAACCCGGTATCCTTTTCATTTATCCGGTTTTATCTGTTGGCCTTTTTATTTTTTGCCGCCAATTCGGCTTTGACGATTATTCTCCCTTTGCGGAGTGAAGCTGCAGGATTGAACCAGGCCGAGATTGGCCTGATGATGGGGGCTTACATGTTTACGTGTATGCTTCTAAGGCCTTTTGCAGCGCAGCTTCTGGGACGTTATGGCCCGCTGCGTGTGATGCAGTGGCTGTTGATTTTGCATGCCGCAACACTGCTGCTGTTTGTTGGTTTTGGTGTGGAGGCGTATTTGTGGCTGCGGGCGCTGCAAGGTGTAGCTACGGCGTTCTTTTCCATGACCATGCAGGCGGGCATTGTCGAAAAGCTGGAGGATAAGGACCGGGCTCAGGGATTGTCCATGTATACCCTTTTTACGATGGTCCCGTCTCTGGTCATTCCCATACTCGCTATCCAGATCTGGGAAAATGCCAGCGACATCTGGTTTACTATGCTAATGATCGGTTTGGCGGCTCTTCCACTCCTGATCGGCTATAACGTGGACTTGCCCCGAAGCACGGTACAGAATAAATCGTATACGCTCGGGGATATGGTGCGGTCATTCGGCGGCATCTGGCGCAGCACACCACTGTTGATTAGCAGCATAGTTATGCTGTTTGCTTCATGTGTATTTGGAGCCACGGCGACCTTTCTTCCGTTGTATTTGGTATCGACCGGGAAGGCGAGCGCGGGGGTGTTCTTAACTATCCAGGGATTGGTCGTCATCTTGTGCAGATTCATTCTGCGTAAAAAAATCCCTTCCGACGGCAGCTGGAATACGTGGCTGATGGCGGGGCTGCTGTTATGTGCGGCACTGGGAACCCAGCTGCTTGCTCTGTCGGAGACGATCGGTCCGATGGTATACCTGTCTGCGGTGTTCAGTGGGTTTGCCGTGGCCTTGCTGTACCCGACATTAACCACGTATTTGTCATTTGTGCTGCCGACCGATTCCCGATATGTACTGATGGGCATTTTCATGTCCTCGTATGATCTGGGCTTCTCACTGGGCGGGCTTGCGATGGGGCTAATTGTACAAATAAGCTCGTATTCAACCATGTTTACGATCTGCACGCTGCTATCCGTTGCGGCCATGATTCTCGTCGTGGCTTTCAGGCAACGGATGGAAGCAGGCAATAGGGTTAAATCTGTGGTGATGACGTAATTGTATCCCATCTATAAGAAAAAAATTAAAGGCGTATGGACTGACTTTTCTGGAATTGTATCATTATGATGCGAAGCTGCAGGAGGTTGGCCATAGGCCTTTTTTTTGCTGGGGTTTGCGGCAGTAGCGTAGGGAACGGAATCGATCTGAAGAAGCGGTAGCGTTCGCCTTTGTCTCCGAATTTCTAACCTTTGAGAGACTAAATTAAAGAAATTTGGAGACAACAGCGATCGGAAGACGATCCGTGACCAAAGCGGCCACCTCGCGCGAGAAAAACAAAAAAATGATTTGACAACAGCGTGCAACAGGATTATAGTCATTGTTGTTAATCGTAAAAATTACTATTAAGGTCGAAAGTTTATTGACCACAACCATAAGGAGTAGATACACATGACACAAAAGCAGGTTCCGGTAACTGTTCTTAGCGGTTACCTCGGTTCAGGTAAAACCACCGTTCTTAATCACGTACTGCACAATCGACAGGGGCTCAAGGTCGCGGTCATCGTTAATGACATGAGTGAGGTGAACATTGATGCCGCTCTGGTGAAGGGTGAGGCGACATTGTCACGCACCGAAGAAAAGCTGGTGGAGCTGTCCAATGGCTGCATCTGCTGCACCTTGCGAGATGATCTGATGCAGGAGATTGAGAAGCTGGTGAATGAAGGCAGGTTTGATTATATCCTGATTGAATCCACAGGCATCAGTGAGCCTGTGCCGGTAGCGCAGACTTTTACATATGCCGACGAGGAGTCGGGTATTGATCTGACAAGTCTGGCAAAGCTGGATTGTCTGGTAACCGTTGTGGATGCCCATCGATTCTGGCATGATTTTGCCTCAGGACAGAGCCTGCTGGATCGGAACCAGGCCACGGGTGAGGAAGATACCCGCGATGTTGTGGACCTGCTGATTGATCAGATTGAGACATGTGATGTCCTGCTGCTGAACAAATGTGATCTGGTCGATGACGTGGAGCTGAACAAGCTTGAAGGTGTCATCCGCAAGCTTCAGCCTAATGCCAAAATCATTCGGACTGTGAACGGACAGGTCAACCCGTCTGGAATTTTAAATACAGGTCTTTTTGACTTCGAGAAAGCAAGCATGTCCGCCGGATGGATTCAGGAGCTGGAGAAGGAATCACATACACCGGAGACCGAGGAATACGGTATTGGCTCCTTCGTGTATCGTCGTCGTAAACCATTCCACCCTTCTCGTCTGGCTGAATTCATGAGCTACTGGCCGGAAGAAGTGGTGCGTGCCAAAGGGCTGGTCTGGCTCGCGGCTGAGGGGGATTTGGCTGCAAGTCTGAGTCAGGCGGGATCGTCGATTCAGTTTGGCCCTGCCGGGCATTGGGTTGCGGCATTACCGGAAGCGGACAAGGAAGAAATTTTGCGTACAGAGCCAGATGTACTGGAAAAGTGGGATGCACAGTGGGGAGACCGTCAGACTGAGCTGGTCATGATCGGGATTGAAATGGAGCGCGCCATCATTGAAGAAGAACTGGACCAATGTCTGCTCAGTGATGAAGAAATGCAGGCCGACTGGGGACATTTCGACAATCCTCTGCCGTGGCCAGTTGAAGCCGTATAAAAACTAATTTATAAAAGGAGCTGTAAACCGTGGCCAAAAAATCAAAAGTGGTACGTGAAAAACAACGTCAGGCAATCGTAGCGAAATATGCGGAGCTGCGCCGGGAACTGAAAGAAAAAGGGGATTATGAAGCGCTGCAGAAACTGCCGCGCAATGCTTCTCCGACCCGATTGAAAAATCGCTGCGAACTGACAGGCCGCCCGAGAGGATATTTGCGCAAGTTCAAGGTTTCGCGGATTGTATTCCGTGAGCTGGCTCATCAAGGGCAAATTCCGGGCGTCACGAAGTCAAGCTGGTAAGACGCATGCATGATGTATTTGATTATGATTGTGTAATTGTTGGAGGGGGGCCAGCCGGGATCGGCATGGCCTCTGTCCTGCAGGATCTGGGAATGCCTCGTTTTACCGTGCTGGAACGCAGTGAGGTGGGGGCAACTTTTCTGGCGTGGCCGGAGGAAATGCGTCTGATCACCCCTTCGTTCACAAGTAATGCCTACGGCATGATGGATCTGAACGCGGTGGCTTTGAATACGTCTCCGGCGTACACACTGGGAACAGAACATCCGACAGGCCTGGAGTACGCGAAATATTTGCAGGTGGTGAGCCAGTACAAGAAATTGCCTGTGCAAACGGGATTAGATGTTTCCGAGGTTATTCCGGAGGAGAATGGCTTCCGGGTCGTGACATCCAATGGACAACTGCGCACACGCTTTGTCATCTGGGCAGCAGGTGAATTTCAATATCCGAGACTGGACCTGTTTCCTGGGGCTGAGTATGGTGTGCACAGCAGTTTGTTTTCCAGCTGGACGGCGGTTCAGGGAGAAGAATGTGTCATCGTTGGTGGCTATGAGAGCGGTGTGGATGCAGCCATTCACCTGAGTAAACTGGGGAAAAACGTAACGGTAATCGACCGAAACGGACGAGGACTCGCCAAGGGCAGCAGTGATCCCAGTGTGGAGCTAAGCCCCTATACGAAGGATCGCCTGCGCGCGGCAATGATGGATAAGCGAATACACTTGATGCAAGGTTATGAGGTCAAATGGATTGAACCGGATGAACCAGGTGGTTATGTTCTCTATTGCGAGAACGATTCCGGAGAGTCCCGCTTGCTCAAGACGGGGCAGCCTCCTGTTCTGGCGACCGGGTTCCGCAGCAGTCTGCACCTGATTGAGAATCTCGTCGAGCGGAGCAAGGAAGGTCAGCTGCAATTGGGAGCGGCGGATGAATCGACGATTGCCCCCGGCCTGTTCATTACTGGACCCCAGGTCATGCATGGTCAACTCCAATTTTGCTTCATTTATAAATTCAGACAGCGCTTTGCGGTGGTGGCCCAGGCCATGGGTGAGAGACTTGGGCTGGATCTGGCTCCGCTGGAAACCTATCGCAAAGAAGGCATGTTTCTTGATGATCTGTCCTGCTGCGGTGAAGACTGCACATGCTGAATTCGGTTGTGGAGCAGCCTGAAGAGCTTCGTAAAGTGGTGCTGGTTGGCTTCGAATCCGCGGGCAAATCGGCTCTGTTTCGAGGACTTACGGGCAGAGATACAGGCGAGGAATCCAATGTTCGGGGCTCCACGGTAACCGTCCGCAGGGCGGAGCTGCTTGAGCACCAGCTTGAACTGCTCGACACACCTGGAATCCGGATGAAGGATGATAGTGTCACGACCATGCTGACGTTAAAACAGCTCGCAGCCGGTGATACAGTGATCTTGGTCGTCCGCGGCACGGATGTGGTGCAGGAACTGCCTTTACTGCTCGGCATGCTGGATGTCACAGGCAAAAATGCTGTACTGGTGCTTACGTTTGCCGACAAGTGTGGTCCCGGATTATCGGCTCAGGTTGACTATTACCGCAAAGGTCTGGGCATTTCTGTTCTGCCGCTCAATACAAGGGAAATGGATGGAAACGCCCAAGATCTGATATGCCGAGCGATTGTTGCCGCCAGACCCATGAAGAGGCATCTGGAGCTCGCATCACCTCCTGAATCGCCTGTGATCGAACCGCAGACAACGATGTTTGAGCATACGGTTTGGGGACGTTTTGTGGCTTTGGCCGCATTGGTATTACTATTTGCAGCACCAGTGTATGTGGCCTATCTGTTCTCCGGCTGGATACAACCACTTGCAGATGCCTGGATTCTTGAACCGCTCTATCGCATGACTGTGGGATTATGGAATCCGCTGCAGGCGATAATGCTTGGAGATTACGGCATAATTAGTCTGGGCTTGTATTCGTTTATATGGGCATTTCCGGTCGTATTCCTGATTGGGGTCAGTGTGGCAGTAACGGAGGAAAGTGGACTAAAAGATCGGATTACCGACTCGCTGGATGGGTGGATGCGCAAAATCGGCTTGAACGGCAAAGATCTGATTCCAGTCCTCAGTGGTTTTGGATGCAATGTTGTGGCTGTGTTCCAGAGCCGTACCTGCAGCTCCTGTACACGAAAGGCCTGTGTTTCAATGATCTCCTTCGGTTCTGCATGCAGCTACCAGATTGGAGCTTCTCTATCCATATTCAGTTCCGGCGGCAAGCCGTGGCTGTTCTTTCCTTATATGCTTGTACTTGTACTTGCAGGCGCACTTCATACACGTCTGTGGAATCGAAATCGGCTGGATGACACGCTCCCGTTACATGCCAACCGTACATTTCTGCAAAAGCCATCATGGCACTCTGTAAGCTGGCGTGTTCGGTCTGTCATGAAACAGTTTCTCGTGCAGGCGATGCCTATTTTCATCGGTATTTGTGTGGTGGCCACACTGCTGGAGCAGACGGGGGTACTTTCTGCCCTGACTGGCGCGTTGACGCCGGCACTTGCGATCTTTCGTCTGCCGGGTGATACCGCGGGCGGTATGTTGTTTTCCATTTTGCGAAAAGACGGGTTGTTGGTGCTGAATCAGGATCAGGGCTCCTTCGTTGAAGACTTGAGCGGCGGACAGCTGTTTATTCTTGTGTACCTGGCTTCAACGTTAACGGCATGTCTGGTGACGATGTGGACCATTCGCAAGGAGTTGGGAACAGTCTTTGGCATGCAACTGGCAGGCAAACAGCTCGTAACATCACTGGGCAGTGCATTTATACTGGCATGGCTATGGAACTGGATTGCATAACGATGTTGATGAAAGGGTGTGATCTCCATGCTGGACTCGTTTACCATTCGGAGAATTCAATCGGTGATGAACGGTTATATCCATGAGAAGGTCCCGGCACCACTGCGCACCATGGTGAAATTAACGTATGAGATGAATGATAATGAACTGATTTTGACCGAGGAAAGACCCGCTGAAGAACGATATCAGTGGGACAAACTGCATATTGCCCGATTTTACTGGGAAGAGAATCAGTGGAAGGTATATGCCAAAGACGAACACAGCAGCTGGAATGTGGTAGACGTTATTGAGCCTTGTCCGGATTTTGAAGATCTGCTGGAGCAGGTTGAGCGGGACGAAGCGGGTCTGTTCTGGCGCTGAATGCGTGGTTTTTAACGCAAATATGTGCTGGAGGGAGGGTTTGCAATGCAAAAGGTACAACAGAATAGCAGGATTAGCCGAGTAGTGAACGATTCTTTTATCATGCCGGATAAAGCTGAGCGCTTGCGGTTATTCGGCTCCATTGATCCGATACAGGGAGATAAGCCTGTACGGAAAGAAGAGATGCAAGATTTGCAGAATAGCAAAAATGATTTTCTATTTGAGCTGCAGCAAGTCGGTATTGATCAGGTGAAGTATCCTTTGGATGTCATTTCGGCCAAAGATCCCGTTCGATTGTCCAGCATCGGAACGTTCCGGCTGACGACTTCGCTGGATCGCGAATCAAAAGGCATTAACATGAGCCGCTTGATGGAGCAGCTTCAGCACAGTCGCGGAGAAGGGTTAAGTGACCGGATTCCGGATCTGGTTGCGCTGACGCAGCGGATGGCCGAACAGATGAATCAGGCGAAGGCAGAGCTGAAAGTGACCTATCCCTGGTTCTACGAACGAACCGCGCCCGTAACCGGTTTGTCTGGACTCAATCATTCTTTGGCTACGGTTCATGTGATCTGGGAAACTGGAAAATCCCCTGTTCTGAGAACAGGTTTACATATACAGGTCACGACGTTATGCCCATGCTCGAAGGAGATCAGCGAATATAGCGCGCACAACCAGCGGGGGTTATTGCGTATCCAGGTGCAAGCCAACCCGGGAGAAGCGCTGCCGGGCTATTGGAAGGAAGAATTGCTGAATGTGGCCGAATCCAATGCAAGCAGCTGTCTTTACCCCATACTCAAAAGGCCTGATGAGAAACGGGTCACGGAACGTGCATATGAGAATCCGCGGTTTGTGGAAGACATCGTCCGGCTGGTGGCGGCAGATCTGTATGAGAAGCATTGGGTAAATAAATTTAAGGTAGATTGCAAAAATGAAGAGTCCATTCATCAGCATGATGCCGTAGCTCGTATCGTATATGACAAGTCGAGATAACGATAGTATGAGGGCTAAGGAATTCATTTCATTTTATATCACATTACAAAATGAAGAGTAAACAGAAGAACCACCGTCAGAGCTTCAGCGGCGGTTCTTCTGTTTTTTTGTGATTCTATGAGCGATTTAGGCACCATTGCGCTAGACTTCGTACAAAATTTCACCCGTTCGGGATACATCATACCCTTCAAATGATTGCAGTTCCTGCCTGAATTCCGGAGATTGCAGAATGCGCAGTACCGATTCGATCCACCCTTCGTTCCCTTGTTTCTTCAGCATTACCAGATCATAACGTTCCTGAACAAGTGGAATAAAATCAACCTGACCGACAAGTCGTGCAGCCTTCTCGCTGCCGATTCCTACATCGGCTTCACCGGAACTGACCTTGGCAGCTACACCCATATGACTGGTTTCTTCCACGTCATATCCAATCAGATGGGAAGCAGGGATACCATGCAGACGCAATTGTTCATCCAGCAATACACGTGCACCCGAACCTTTCTCCCGGTTAGCCAATCGCAGCTCAGGCTGCTTCAGATCTGTCCAGTTCTGCAAGCCGCGCGGATTACCACGTTGAACGTACAGCCCAGCAGGTCGTGTCAGCAGATTCACGACGACATACGACCAGCCAATCAGGATTTTGCGAATGTAGGGCAGATTATACTCCCCTGTATCTCCATCCAGCAGATGGGTGCTGACCAGATCGGACTCCCCACGGTACATGGAGATCAAGCCGTCGAGACTGCCCATGAACGAACGCAGCGGACGAATATCCCGAGTTTGCTTCTCCATATGTCGCATGAGAATATCGAGGCTGACATCTTGTCCCGTAATGACCAGATGACGTGCCGAATGCGCTGCCGAAGGGTTGCCCGCCATGGAGGTTGGAGCTGCGAATGTCTCTCTGGATAGAGGCGAAGTATTTGCAGCGGAATGAACGGCATGGGGAGTCGTCGGATCATTTTCCGTCCCGGAATAAGATTCAGCGGGGAGAACTGAATCCACAGCGGCCCGGTGCGCTGGCGATTGAAGCTGCTTGGAGCGCTGTTTATACGCTTCCAGATCGGTGGCGTCCACTCGCATTTGTTTACCGACGCGATACGCGACGAGGTCTCCCTTTTTGATTAGATCGTAGACCGTCAGTTTAGATATTTTGAGTAGCTTGGATATTTCTTCGGTGGTATAGGATTGCTCCTCCGTCATCAGTGAAGATCCTCCTTCA
Above is a window of Paenibacillus sp. E222 DNA encoding:
- the rpsN gene encoding 30S ribosomal protein S14, translated to MAKKSKVVREKQRQAIVAKYAELRRELKEKGDYEALQKLPRNASPTRLKNRCELTGRPRGYLRKFKVSRIVFRELAHQGQIPGVTKSSW
- a CDS encoding DUF3024 domain-containing protein gives rise to the protein MLDSFTIRRIQSVMNGYIHEKVPAPLRTMVKLTYEMNDNELILTEERPAEERYQWDKLHIARFYWEENQWKVYAKDEHSSWNVVDVIEPCPDFEDLLEQVERDEAGLFWR
- a CDS encoding NAD(P)/FAD-dependent oxidoreductase, encoding MHDVFDYDCVIVGGGPAGIGMASVLQDLGMPRFTVLERSEVGATFLAWPEEMRLITPSFTSNAYGMMDLNAVALNTSPAYTLGTEHPTGLEYAKYLQVVSQYKKLPVQTGLDVSEVIPEENGFRVVTSNGQLRTRFVIWAAGEFQYPRLDLFPGAEYGVHSSLFSSWTAVQGEECVIVGGYESGVDAAIHLSKLGKNVTVIDRNGRGLAKGSSDPSVELSPYTKDRLRAAMMDKRIHLMQGYEVKWIEPDEPGGYVLYCENDSGESRLLKTGQPPVLATGFRSSLHLIENLVERSKEGQLQLGAADESTIAPGLFITGPQVMHGQLQFCFIYKFRQRFAVVAQAMGERLGLDLAPLETYRKEGMFLDDLSCCGEDCTC
- a CDS encoding helix-turn-helix transcriptional regulator, with protein sequence MTEEQSYTTEEISKLLKISKLTVYDLIKKGDLVAYRVGKQMRVDATDLEAYKQRSKQLQSPAHRAAVDSVLPAESYSGTENDPTTPHAVHSAANTSPLSRETFAAPTSMAGNPSAAHSARHLVITGQDVSLDILMRHMEKQTRDIRPLRSFMGSLDGLISMYRGESDLVSTHLLDGDTGEYNLPYIRKILIGWSYVVVNLLTRPAGLYVQRGNPRGLQNWTDLKQPELRLANREKGSGARVLLDEQLRLHGIPASHLIGYDVEETSHMGVAAKVSSGEADVGIGSEKAARLVGQVDFIPLVQERYDLVMLKKQGNEGWIESVLRILQSPEFRQELQSFEGYDVSRTGEILYEV
- a CDS encoding nucleoside recognition domain-containing protein translates to MLNSVVEQPEELRKVVLVGFESAGKSALFRGLTGRDTGEESNVRGSTVTVRRAELLEHQLELLDTPGIRMKDDSVTTMLTLKQLAAGDTVILVVRGTDVVQELPLLLGMLDVTGKNAVLVLTFADKCGPGLSAQVDYYRKGLGISVLPLNTREMDGNAQDLICRAIVAARPMKRHLELASPPESPVIEPQTTMFEHTVWGRFVALAALVLLFAAPVYVAYLFSGWIQPLADAWILEPLYRMTVGLWNPLQAIMLGDYGIISLGLYSFIWAFPVVFLIGVSVAVTEESGLKDRITDSLDGWMRKIGLNGKDLIPVLSGFGCNVVAVFQSRTCSSCTRKACVSMISFGSACSYQIGASLSIFSSGGKPWLFFPYMLVLVLAGALHTRLWNRNRLDDTLPLHANRTFLQKPSWHSVSWRVRSVMKQFLVQAMPIFIGICVVATLLEQTGVLSALTGALTPALAIFRLPGDTAGGMLFSILRKDGLLVLNQDQGSFVEDLSGGQLFILVYLASTLTACLVTMWTIRKELGTVFGMQLAGKQLVTSLGSAFILAWLWNWIA
- a CDS encoding GTP-binding protein, whose product is MTQKQVPVTVLSGYLGSGKTTVLNHVLHNRQGLKVAVIVNDMSEVNIDAALVKGEATLSRTEEKLVELSNGCICCTLRDDLMQEIEKLVNEGRFDYILIESTGISEPVPVAQTFTYADEESGIDLTSLAKLDCLVTVVDAHRFWHDFASGQSLLDRNQATGEEDTRDVVDLLIDQIETCDVLLLNKCDLVDDVELNKLEGVIRKLQPNAKIIRTVNGQVNPSGILNTGLFDFEKASMSAGWIQELEKESHTPETEEYGIGSFVYRRRKPFHPSRLAEFMSYWPEEVVRAKGLVWLAAEGDLAASLSQAGSSIQFGPAGHWVAALPEADKEEILRTEPDVLEKWDAQWGDRQTELVMIGIEMERAIIEEELDQCLLSDEEMQADWGHFDNPLPWPVEAV
- the folE2 gene encoding GTP cyclohydrolase FolE2, with product MQKVQQNSRISRVVNDSFIMPDKAERLRLFGSIDPIQGDKPVRKEEMQDLQNSKNDFLFELQQVGIDQVKYPLDVISAKDPVRLSSIGTFRLTTSLDRESKGINMSRLMEQLQHSRGEGLSDRIPDLVALTQRMAEQMNQAKAELKVTYPWFYERTAPVTGLSGLNHSLATVHVIWETGKSPVLRTGLHIQVTTLCPCSKEISEYSAHNQRGLLRIQVQANPGEALPGYWKEELLNVAESNASSCLYPILKRPDEKRVTERAYENPRFVEDIVRLVAADLYEKHWVNKFKVDCKNEESIHQHDAVARIVYDKSR
- a CDS encoding MFS transporter codes for the protein MESSVTANGKLNPVSFSFIRFYLLAFLFFAANSALTIILPLRSEAAGLNQAEIGLMMGAYMFTCMLLRPFAAQLLGRYGPLRVMQWLLILHAATLLLFVGFGVEAYLWLRALQGVATAFFSMTMQAGIVEKLEDKDRAQGLSMYTLFTMVPSLVIPILAIQIWENASDIWFTMLMIGLAALPLLIGYNVDLPRSTVQNKSYTLGDMVRSFGGIWRSTPLLISSIVMLFASCVFGATATFLPLYLVSTGKASAGVFLTIQGLVVILCRFILRKKIPSDGSWNTWLMAGLLLCAALGTQLLALSETIGPMVYLSAVFSGFAVALLYPTLTTYLSFVLPTDSRYVLMGIFMSSYDLGFSLGGLAMGLIVQISSYSTMFTICTLLSVAAMILVVAFRQRMEAGNRVKSVVMT